One genomic region from Sphingobacterium multivorum encodes:
- a CDS encoding voltage-gated chloride channel family protein yields the protein MAITHSNQSNLHFFLKWLISCSAIGFIVGSICAFFLFSLNWVTQYRETHPWIIYGLPLAGFTIALSYKYWGNPSSKGNNLLIEEYLHPQRRIPLIMAPLVLFGTLLTHLFGGSAGREGTAVQIGGAVSDQLNRWFDFDKTERRILISIGITAGFAAVFGTPLAGTIFGLEVLLIGKKRYFGILPCLFTAYFANFSCQLWNIPHTHYPIHDVIPMLSLTNIGFSLAAGILFGITAWLFTFTSDFFSLQFKRIKYTLFRPVIGGIILVLIITLFHSSSYIGLGIPMSQNAFVDQSNYYDFIIKLLLTTFTLSAGFKGGEVTPLFFIGATLGSALSTIIPLPVSLLAAMGFVAVFSGATNTPLACIVMGYELFGIQPILFIAIACIVAFLFSGKKGIYVAQKGGVKEKLYRRLNL from the coding sequence ATGGCTATAACACATTCAAATCAAAGCAACCTTCATTTTTTTCTTAAATGGCTTATCTCCTGTAGCGCGATAGGTTTCATCGTAGGCTCTATTTGTGCGTTTTTTCTCTTTTCCCTCAATTGGGTAACGCAGTACCGAGAAACTCATCCTTGGATAATTTATGGACTTCCCCTGGCGGGATTTACCATAGCATTGTCCTATAAGTATTGGGGCAATCCATCAAGCAAAGGAAATAACCTGCTGATTGAAGAATACCTTCATCCCCAACGCCGCATTCCGCTTATCATGGCGCCTCTTGTCCTATTCGGAACTTTACTTACACATCTGTTTGGAGGTTCTGCAGGTCGTGAAGGAACCGCTGTACAGATCGGTGGAGCAGTTTCCGATCAGCTTAATCGCTGGTTTGACTTCGATAAAACTGAACGTCGCATCTTAATTTCGATCGGCATCACTGCAGGATTCGCCGCTGTGTTTGGGACCCCGCTCGCCGGAACGATATTCGGCTTGGAAGTCCTACTGATTGGCAAAAAAAGATATTTCGGCATCCTGCCCTGTTTATTTACCGCCTATTTTGCGAACTTCAGCTGTCAATTATGGAATATTCCACACACCCATTATCCAATTCATGATGTTATTCCAATGCTGTCCTTGACCAATATTGGATTTAGCCTTGCTGCAGGCATTCTATTCGGTATTACAGCATGGCTTTTTACATTTACCAGCGATTTCTTTAGCCTTCAATTCAAACGAATTAAGTATACGCTATTTAGGCCTGTGATTGGCGGTATTATTTTGGTACTTATCATTACCTTATTTCACAGCAGCAGCTATATTGGACTTGGCATCCCGATGAGTCAGAATGCATTTGTTGATCAGTCGAACTATTATGATTTTATTATCAAATTACTTTTGACGACTTTCACCCTTTCGGCCGGGTTTAAAGGCGGAGAAGTCACCCCGTTATTTTTTATCGGGGCAACTTTAGGTAGTGCATTAAGCACTATTATTCCACTTCCCGTCAGCCTGCTGGCTGCCATGGGTTTTGTAGCGGTATTTTCAGGCGCGACAAACACCCCGCTCGCCTGTATTGTCATGGGGTACGAATTATTTGGTATTCAACCAATTTTATTTATAGCAATCGCCTGTATAGTTGCATTTTTGTTTTCTGGCAAAAAGGGAATTTATGTTGCGCAAAAAGGGGGGGTAAAGGAAAAGTTATACCGCAGACTTAATTTATAA
- the mgtE gene encoding magnesium transporter yields MEQNSALHPADIAEEISRLSKGEQHQQFMDYPLEDRLEIFSFFEMDVQYTLIKSMTEHELSELLNNLKPDTRNELLSELPDDLIKYLINLLNEREKQMALELIGYKEDSIARLMTPMYVQVRPYYTVDDVFRHIKVFGRKAETLNFIYVVDEKNVLIDDLKIGQLLLSDSSTKISDLIDYNFAAIKASTPMEEAFEIFQKYDRSALPIITEAGVLVGIVTFDDVLDRIEDRDTEDIQRFGGMEELDLAYTKTPLLQLIQKRAGWLIILFFSEMLTASAMGFFEGELEKAVVLALFVPLIISSGGNSGSQAASLIIRAMALGELKLKDWWYVMKREVSSGLILGGILGSIGFLRILAWHFLGLYDYGPYWISIGFTVAVSLLFIVLWGTLSGSFIPFILRRFGLDPATASAPFVATLVDVSGLIIYFTVAAFFLHGKLL; encoded by the coding sequence ATGGAACAAAATTCAGCATTACACCCAGCCGATATCGCGGAAGAAATATCGCGTTTAAGTAAGGGAGAACAACATCAACAGTTTATGGACTATCCTTTGGAGGATAGATTGGAGATCTTTTCATTTTTTGAAATGGATGTTCAATATACGTTGATCAAATCAATGACGGAACATGAACTGTCCGAATTGCTGAATAATTTGAAGCCGGATACGCGTAATGAATTGCTGTCTGAGCTGCCTGATGATCTGATCAAGTACCTTATCAATCTATTGAATGAACGCGAAAAGCAGATGGCTTTGGAGCTTATCGGATATAAAGAGGATAGTATCGCTCGGCTGATGACGCCAATGTATGTTCAGGTGCGCCCTTATTATACCGTCGATGATGTCTTTCGGCATATCAAGGTTTTTGGAAGGAAGGCCGAAACGCTTAATTTTATTTATGTAGTTGATGAGAAAAACGTATTGATCGATGACTTGAAAATTGGTCAATTACTGCTATCGGATTCTTCTACCAAAATTTCCGACTTAATTGACTACAACTTTGCTGCGATTAAGGCGTCTACACCCATGGAAGAGGCATTTGAAATTTTTCAAAAATATGACCGAAGTGCTTTGCCTATCATTACAGAAGCCGGCGTATTGGTCGGGATTGTGACATTTGATGACGTGTTGGATCGAATTGAGGATCGGGATACCGAAGATATTCAGCGATTTGGAGGTATGGAAGAATTGGATCTGGCTTATACCAAAACTCCTTTGTTGCAATTGATTCAAAAAAGAGCCGGCTGGTTAATCATCTTGTTTTTTAGCGAAATGCTTACAGCCTCTGCAATGGGCTTTTTTGAAGGGGAATTGGAAAAGGCGGTTGTGCTGGCTCTATTTGTTCCTTTGATTATATCCAGTGGCGGTAATTCGGGGTCGCAGGCGGCCTCTTTAATTATTCGTGCAATGGCTTTAGGTGAGTTAAAGCTTAAAGATTGGTGGTACGTGATGAAACGCGAAGTTTCTTCCGGTTTAATCTTAGGTGGGATATTAGGTTCGATCGGATTTCTACGGATATTGGCCTGGCATTTTCTTGGCCTATATGACTACGGTCCTTATTGGATTTCAATTGGTTTTACGGTTGCGGTTTCCTTATTGTTTATTGTTTTATGGGGGACTTTGTCGGGATCGTTTATTCCATTTATCCTACGTCGGTTTGGATTGGATCCAGCGACAGCATCAGCGCCATTTGTAGCAACGCTGGTGGATGTTTCCGGATTGATTATCTATTTTACTGTTGCAGCATTCTTTCTGCATGGAAAACTACTGTAG
- the pepE gene encoding dipeptidase PepE, producing the protein MNVNPAYKLLVVSTSTIYGSEFLAYIKQEFVEFIQSDELLFVPFARPSGISFDAYTAKVQEALKDEGVTVRGLHEFDNMKKAIQDAKAIFIGGGNTFLLLKTLYDLDLVPQLRVQVAKGIPYVGTSAGSNLTGLTIGTTNDMPIVYPACFEALGFLPFNINPHYLDPDPNSTHKGETRETRIQEFHQLNSQPVIGLREGSWLHVSDGNIILQGGLTARLFRAGIEPVELVPGLINF; encoded by the coding sequence ATGAATGTTAATCCAGCGTACAAGTTATTGGTCGTGAGTACAAGTACGATCTATGGTAGTGAATTTTTAGCTTATATTAAACAGGAATTTGTCGAATTTATTCAGTCAGACGAATTGCTATTTGTCCCTTTTGCGAGACCTTCAGGAATTTCCTTTGATGCTTATACCGCTAAGGTACAAGAAGCCCTGAAAGATGAGGGCGTGACGGTTAGGGGGCTCCATGAGTTTGACAATATGAAGAAGGCTATTCAGGATGCTAAAGCTATTTTTATTGGTGGAGGAAATACATTTTTACTCTTAAAAACGCTGTATGATCTGGATTTGGTTCCGCAACTGCGCGTACAAGTAGCAAAGGGGATTCCATATGTCGGTACATCCGCAGGGTCTAATTTGACCGGACTAACAATTGGAACCACGAATGATATGCCTATTGTTTATCCTGCTTGCTTTGAGGCGCTTGGTTTTTTACCCTTCAATATTAATCCGCACTATTTGGACCCAGATCCAAATTCCACACATAAAGGAGAGACAAGAGAAACACGAATTCAGGAATTCCATCAATTGAATAGCCAACCTGTCATCGGTTTGCGTGAAGGTAGCTGGTTGCACGTAAGTGACGGGAATATTATACTGCAAGGCGGTTTAACAGCACGGTTGTTTAGGGCAGGTATTGAGCCTGTAGAGCTAGTACCTGGATTAATTAATTTTTAA
- a CDS encoding ribbon-helix-helix domain-containing protein, producing MADKKNFMLRLDDQMYKALEKWAADEFRSVNGQIEYLLHKALQENKRLGTEKKAADKK from the coding sequence ATGGCGGATAAGAAAAACTTTATGCTACGCTTAGACGACCAAATGTACAAAGCATTGGAAAAATGGGCTGCAGATGAGTTTAGAAGTGTTAATGGGCAGATAGAATATCTTTTACATAAGGCACTGCAAGAAAATAAAAGATTGGGCACGGAAAAAAAGGCTGCCGACAAGAAATAG
- a CDS encoding SPFH domain-containing protein, producing the protein MEKLIKPMSGYLALLIAVVSFVAAIFSFASVEESSLYVVLGVVLMIATFFILKGLMIINPNHSRVLNFFGKYVGTVKENGLFFVNPLYSTIKISLRSDNLQGQTLKVNDKMGNPIEIGAVIVWQVGDTYKAAYDVSNYTSYVRTQSEAAVRHLAGSFPYDNLEDEGAEITLREGGDTVNHILEQELSDRLAPAGVIIKEARISHLAYASEIAGAMLQRQQAAAIVAARAKIVDGAVGMVEMALHKLSEKDIVELDNEKKAAMVSNLMVVLCGEKAATPIVNTGTLYQ; encoded by the coding sequence ATGGAAAAACTAATTAAACCAATGTCAGGCTATTTAGCTTTATTGATAGCTGTTGTCTCGTTTGTGGCAGCTATATTTTCATTTGCAAGCGTAGAAGAAAGTTCGCTGTATGTTGTATTGGGGGTTGTATTGATGATTGCTACTTTTTTCATTTTAAAGGGATTGATGATTATTAATCCAAACCATTCCCGTGTGTTGAATTTCTTCGGAAAATATGTAGGTACCGTTAAGGAAAATGGTTTGTTTTTTGTCAATCCGTTGTATTCGACGATTAAAATAAGTCTTCGTTCGGATAATCTGCAAGGACAGACGCTGAAAGTAAATGACAAGATGGGAAACCCAATTGAGATTGGGGCAGTGATCGTGTGGCAAGTGGGTGACACGTATAAAGCTGCTTATGATGTGAGTAATTATACATCTTATGTACGCACGCAGAGTGAAGCAGCAGTAAGACATTTGGCTGGAAGCTTTCCGTATGATAACTTGGAAGATGAAGGTGCTGAAATAACCTTACGGGAGGGAGGAGATACCGTAAACCATATTCTTGAGCAGGAGTTGTCGGATCGTTTGGCGCCAGCTGGCGTTATTATTAAGGAAGCAAGAATCAGCCATTTGGCCTACGCGTCAGAAATCGCTGGTGCGATGCTTCAAAGACAACAGGCGGCAGCAATTGTGGCCGCAAGGGCAAAGATCGTAGATGGTGCAGTTGGGATGGTGGAAATGGCCTTGCATAAATTGTCTGAGAAAGATATTGTAGAGTTGGATAACGAGAAAAAAGCAGCAATGGTCAGCAATTTAATGGTTGTACTCTGTGGAGAGAAAGCAGCGACACCAATTGTAAATACAGGTACTTTGTACCAATAA
- a CDS encoding DNA-deoxyinosine glycosylase, with the protein MRKKSFLPLVNSATETLILGSLPGDKSLAENEYYAHPQNRFWKVIKYLFNVPEKTGYKENVELLLENNIGLWDVCAEASRPGSMDLAIQNEVPNPIDELLQTYPAITQIIFNGQKAYSLYLKHFSKREDIKYRCLPSTSPANAKSNLENLIQHWRIIISD; encoded by the coding sequence ATGCGCAAAAAGTCCTTTCTTCCTTTAGTAAACTCTGCGACAGAAACCCTCATCCTTGGCTCTTTGCCTGGAGATAAGTCTTTAGCAGAAAATGAATATTATGCACACCCACAAAATCGATTCTGGAAAGTAATCAAATATTTATTCAATGTACCAGAAAAAACAGGCTATAAGGAGAATGTGGAACTTTTACTCGAAAACAACATCGGTCTTTGGGATGTTTGTGCAGAAGCCTCTCGCCCCGGCAGCATGGATTTAGCCATACAAAATGAAGTTCCGAATCCAATTGACGAGTTGCTGCAAACCTATCCTGCAATCACACAAATTATTTTCAACGGACAAAAAGCGTACAGTTTGTATTTAAAGCATTTCAGCAAAAGAGAAGACATTAAGTACAGATGCTTACCCAGCACAAGTCCAGCCAATGCGAAAAGTAATCTCGAAAATCTAATTCAACATTGGCGCATAATAATAAGTGATTAA
- a CDS encoding AIR synthase related protein, whose protein sequence is MSDLKYNQRGVSAGKEDVHNAIKNIDKGLFPKAFCKIIPDILGGDPDWCNIMHADGAGTKSSLAYVYWKETGDISVWKGIAQDAIIMNIDDLLCVGAIDNILLSSTIGRNKNLIPGEVIAEIINGTEEILSELRDLGIGIYSTGGETADVGDLVRTIIVDSTVTCRMKREDVISNHRIKGGNVIVGLASNGKATYEQAYNGGMGSNGLTSARHDVFNKKVAEKYPEAYDPAVPYNLVFAGSQDLTNEIEVETGEKITAGKLVLSATRTYAPVIKQILDKYRSQIDGMVHCSGGAQTKVLHFVDNVHVIKDNLFPIPPLFELIQKESNTDWKEMYKVFNMGHRMELYVPESIASDIVAISESFGIPAQIIGRVEESAVKKVTITSPYGEFIYE, encoded by the coding sequence ATGTCAGATTTAAAATACAATCAACGAGGCGTGTCCGCAGGGAAAGAGGATGTGCACAATGCGATAAAAAATATAGATAAGGGTCTGTTTCCCAAAGCATTTTGCAAAATAATTCCAGATATTTTGGGTGGAGATCCAGACTGGTGTAATATTATGCATGCGGATGGTGCTGGTACCAAATCTTCATTGGCTTACGTATACTGGAAGGAAACCGGTGATATTTCAGTTTGGAAAGGTATTGCACAAGATGCAATTATCATGAATATTGATGACTTGCTTTGTGTGGGAGCCATCGATAACATTCTTTTATCCTCAACGATTGGTAGAAATAAAAATCTTATTCCTGGAGAGGTGATCGCCGAAATTATCAATGGCACGGAAGAGATTCTATCTGAACTTCGGGATTTGGGCATTGGCATCTATTCTACAGGGGGTGAAACTGCCGACGTTGGCGACCTTGTTCGTACCATCATTGTTGATAGTACTGTGACCTGTCGTATGAAACGTGAAGACGTCATTTCAAATCATCGCATCAAAGGCGGCAATGTAATTGTTGGATTGGCATCGAATGGAAAAGCAACCTATGAACAGGCGTACAATGGCGGAATGGGTTCCAATGGACTAACTTCCGCACGTCATGATGTATTTAACAAAAAAGTAGCTGAAAAATATCCTGAAGCGTACGATCCTGCTGTTCCTTACAATTTAGTTTTCGCTGGGAGTCAGGACCTCACCAATGAAATCGAAGTTGAAACAGGAGAAAAAATAACTGCGGGTAAGCTTGTTCTTTCTGCGACGCGTACTTATGCGCCTGTTATCAAACAAATACTGGACAAATATCGTTCACAAATCGACGGAATGGTACATTGCTCAGGTGGAGCGCAAACAAAGGTTTTACACTTCGTTGATAATGTGCACGTTATCAAAGACAATCTTTTCCCAATCCCACCTCTTTTTGAATTAATACAGAAAGAATCCAATACAGACTGGAAAGAAATGTACAAAGTATTCAATATGGGACATCGCATGGAATTATATGTACCTGAATCAATTGCATCGGATATCGTCGCTATTTCAGAGTCATTTGGCATTCCGGCTCAAATCATCGGCCGCGTAGAAGAATCCGCCGTTAAAAAAGTAACAATAACCTCTCCCTACGGAGAATTTATTTACGAATAA
- a CDS encoding ATP-dependent zinc protease family protein, with amino-acid sequence MKEKLLVGWKETLDLPELGIFGIEAKVDTGAASSVLHCNSYEIVNEDGQDWIICELIINFETEETKTLKLKLYKAKLVKSSFGQEEKRFYIRTTAALYNQVFSIKISFRNRSQMTYPMLLGKNFLYKRFLVDVSKENLSRKASAK; translated from the coding sequence ATGAAAGAAAAACTTCTCGTAGGCTGGAAAGAGACCCTTGATTTACCTGAACTGGGAATATTTGGTATAGAAGCAAAGGTTGATACGGGAGCGGCTTCTTCGGTCTTGCATTGTAACTCTTACGAGATAGTTAACGAAGATGGTCAAGACTGGATCATCTGTGAACTCATCATTAATTTTGAAACCGAAGAGACAAAAACGCTAAAATTAAAACTTTATAAAGCAAAATTAGTTAAAAGCTCTTTTGGTCAAGAAGAAAAGCGATTTTATATCCGCACTACAGCAGCATTATATAACCAGGTATTTAGCATTAAGATATCCTTTAGAAACCGATCCCAGATGACCTATCCCATGCTTTTGGGAAAAAACTTTTTGTATAAAAGATTTTTGGTCGATGTTTCCAAGGAAAATCTCTCTAGAAAGGCCTCCGCAAAATAA
- the rimK gene encoding 30S ribosomal protein S6--L-glutamate ligase, giving the protein MKIAVLSTVKSLYSTRRLVEAAQQRGHECVVIDHSKCYVGIQQGKPSIHYKGQDLSDIDAIIPRIGASVTFYGSAIVRQFEVMDVISANPSQAITRSRDKLRCLQILSGAGIGLPITGFARTASDVDDLISMVGGAPLVIKLLEGTQGIGVVLAETKKAASSVIEAFYGLGNNILIQEFIKESKGSDIRAFVVDGKVVGAMKRTAKEGEFRSNIHRGGTAQIIRLSKAEKDTAIAAAAQLGLTVCGVDMIPSDRGPLVLEVNSSPGLEGIEKATKKDIASEIIQYIERQYEAKQAQMPKVVKKKKKRESKL; this is encoded by the coding sequence GTGAAAATTGCCGTATTATCGACAGTAAAGAGCTTATACTCAACTCGTCGTCTCGTAGAAGCCGCACAACAAAGAGGACACGAATGTGTTGTCATCGATCACAGCAAATGTTATGTAGGCATTCAACAAGGTAAACCCAGTATTCATTATAAAGGACAGGATCTCAGTGATATTGATGCCATTATTCCCCGGATAGGGGCATCGGTAACATTCTATGGATCTGCCATCGTTAGACAATTTGAGGTGATGGATGTCATTTCCGCGAATCCCAGTCAAGCCATTACGCGTTCCCGAGACAAATTGAGATGCCTACAGATTTTATCCGGGGCAGGTATCGGACTCCCGATTACAGGATTTGCACGAACAGCCTCCGATGTGGACGACTTGATTAGTATGGTCGGTGGAGCTCCATTAGTGATCAAATTATTAGAAGGAACCCAAGGTATTGGTGTGGTACTTGCCGAAACCAAAAAAGCGGCCTCTTCTGTTATAGAAGCGTTCTACGGCCTGGGTAATAACATCCTGATCCAAGAGTTCATCAAAGAGTCTAAAGGCTCTGATATTCGCGCATTCGTGGTTGACGGCAAAGTTGTTGGAGCGATGAAACGCACGGCGAAAGAGGGTGAATTTAGATCAAACATTCATCGTGGCGGTACCGCACAGATTATCCGTTTAAGTAAGGCAGAGAAAGATACAGCTATTGCTGCTGCCGCGCAGTTAGGACTTACCGTATGTGGCGTCGATATGATCCCTTCCGATCGAGGCCCTTTAGTACTCGAAGTTAATTCATCTCCAGGTTTGGAAGGAATTGAGAAAGCGACAAAAAAAGATATTGCCTCAGAAATTATACAATATATTGAGAGACAATATGAAGCAAAGCAAGCTCAAATGCCTAAAGTCGTTAAGAAAAAGAAAAAAAGAGAAAGTAAATTATAA
- a CDS encoding DUF3857 domain-containing protein, whose amino-acid sequence MKRFSHLLFAFVLVLAAFSWSFSQTTIQKTASPAWLRPTTKKAIKPNLDDISDGYYYELIEHQINLATQTKYYKDIKVLFDQTGIENLGQIQVTFDPHFQKLQIHELKVIRNGKDINLLPQAKFKLLASETELSRSIYNGSQMAHYVLEDLRKDDKIVFAYSIIGVNPVFEQKFFDSYYLQGYEPIGLVHLNYIVPNGRKLQFKSFNGAPEVQQQSTGNTTNFFWELTADKTVQYEDYSPSWYSPLKYIQCTEFKTWQEVDQWNRKINPIPQIATTSTLQTFVNQLWKESNGQPYAYLKKACDFVQNEIRYMGIEMGEYSHRANVPEKVFSQRYGDCKDKSMLLATMLKNKNIDVGLVLANTYKNRGLQEELPSPYAFNHMVIEVNIGGRSQYIDPTITHQGGDIKNRYFPAYGKVLSTMGSGKLTDVPQHVTGNIKVKETLTLEGKFEATLDVHTTYVGNEADDMRSYFQSSAKNDIQKQYLEYYTKIYPKINKIGHIQYKDDMENNIVEIIEKYKIKNIGKTESGSTKKYIPLLGTNINEKLPEIMEDRIAPLSLSFPTDLTYEMYIVNRGKKEFGNYRDNSYFDRTAYVFGKTLEVNQDSIKLAYTLSFHEPFVEQKDLKQYYTDFADRDDIFYNGFYLDNDGYVTDGIPRLGTPSSVNEINWFSLILFILLLSSLLWYIAKKYRKSKPFIIKPYDEIYHDQIGGWMIFLLLLIVTSIFTKFTFLFFRESFFNLNTWRAIDHIDGGAPTFYKMLLISEMTAHLLILIGLVYSFILMIKKRDIFAQTFFLVTLFMAIFYLVHAIGYHYMSKQYMGNIDDSFSNYTDHIRAILFFCIWGTYVYKSERVKGTCVRTYQNDEIIQKAATVHPFDQDFLKPYSITKQRENEAGAEFQSQGDRANSSHPEDHPDKP is encoded by the coding sequence ATGAAAAGATTTAGCCATCTTCTATTTGCCTTTGTACTCGTACTAGCTGCATTTTCCTGGTCTTTTAGCCAAACAACTATTCAAAAGACGGCATCGCCAGCTTGGCTCCGGCCCACTACAAAAAAGGCCATAAAGCCAAATTTGGATGATATTAGTGATGGATATTACTACGAGCTAATCGAACATCAAATAAACTTGGCTACCCAAACAAAATATTATAAGGACATAAAAGTTCTATTTGATCAGACTGGAATCGAAAATCTGGGACAAATTCAGGTAACCTTTGACCCGCATTTTCAAAAACTTCAAATACATGAGCTAAAGGTTATTCGCAACGGCAAGGATATTAATCTACTACCGCAAGCAAAATTTAAGCTCCTTGCCTCCGAAACGGAGCTTTCGAGATCTATCTACAATGGAAGTCAAATGGCCCATTATGTTTTGGAGGATTTACGTAAAGACGACAAGATTGTATTTGCTTATTCAATAATAGGTGTAAACCCAGTATTTGAACAGAAATTTTTCGACAGCTACTACTTACAGGGTTATGAACCTATAGGTCTTGTCCATCTCAACTATATTGTACCAAATGGTCGCAAACTTCAGTTTAAGAGTTTCAATGGCGCTCCTGAGGTGCAGCAACAGTCAACAGGAAATACAACAAATTTCTTCTGGGAGCTGACGGCGGACAAAACGGTTCAATACGAAGATTATAGCCCGTCATGGTACAGCCCTTTAAAATATATCCAATGCACGGAATTTAAAACCTGGCAGGAAGTTGATCAATGGAACCGTAAAATTAATCCCATTCCGCAAATAGCAACGACAAGTACACTGCAAACCTTCGTCAACCAACTTTGGAAAGAGTCCAATGGACAGCCCTATGCATACCTGAAAAAAGCCTGCGACTTTGTACAAAATGAGATACGTTATATGGGTATTGAGATGGGAGAATATTCGCACCGGGCAAATGTTCCAGAAAAAGTATTTTCCCAGCGCTACGGCGATTGCAAAGATAAATCAATGCTGCTGGCTACAATGCTCAAAAACAAGAATATTGATGTAGGACTCGTATTAGCCAATACCTATAAGAATAGAGGCCTGCAGGAAGAACTCCCCTCGCCCTATGCTTTCAACCATATGGTTATTGAAGTTAATATTGGTGGACGTTCTCAATATATTGACCCAACCATAACTCATCAGGGTGGAGATATAAAAAACAGGTATTTCCCAGCTTATGGGAAAGTACTCTCCACCATGGGTAGTGGAAAGCTTACAGACGTACCGCAGCATGTTACCGGCAATATTAAAGTCAAGGAAACGTTGACACTGGAAGGCAAATTTGAGGCTACCCTGGATGTCCACACAACTTATGTTGGAAATGAGGCGGACGATATGCGCAGTTATTTTCAAAGTAGCGCCAAAAATGACATACAGAAGCAATACTTGGAGTATTACACAAAGATCTACCCGAAGATCAATAAAATTGGCCATATACAATACAAAGATGATATGGAGAATAATATTGTGGAGATCATCGAAAAGTATAAAATAAAGAACATTGGAAAGACGGAAAGCGGATCTACAAAAAAATATATTCCTTTGTTGGGAACAAATATCAATGAAAAGCTCCCAGAGATTATGGAGGATCGTATTGCTCCCCTAAGCCTTTCTTTTCCAACAGATCTAACCTACGAAATGTATATTGTCAACAGAGGGAAAAAGGAATTTGGCAATTACAGGGACAATAGTTATTTTGACCGGACTGCGTATGTCTTCGGTAAAACACTGGAAGTAAATCAAGATAGTATTAAGCTCGCATACACGTTAAGTTTCCACGAACCCTTTGTCGAACAAAAAGACCTGAAACAGTATTATACAGATTTTGCGGATCGTGATGATATCTTTTATAATGGCTTCTATCTTGACAATGACGGATATGTAACAGATGGGATACCTCGCTTAGGAACCCCTTCTTCAGTCAATGAAATTAATTGGTTTTCATTAATCCTATTTATTCTATTGCTATCATCTTTGCTTTGGTATATCGCAAAAAAGTACAGGAAGAGCAAACCTTTTATCATCAAACCCTATGATGAAATTTATCATGACCAAATTGGGGGCTGGATGATTTTTTTACTTCTTTTAATAGTTACAAGCATATTTACGAAATTCACTTTTCTTTTCTTTAGGGAATCCTTCTTTAACCTTAATACCTGGCGGGCGATAGACCATATCGATGGTGGTGCACCGACATTCTATAAAATGCTACTCATATCTGAAATGACAGCTCATCTTTTAATTCTGATCGGGTTGGTTTATAGTTTTATACTTATGATCAAAAAAAGGGATATTTTTGCCCAGACATTTTTTCTAGTCACTTTGTTTATGGCTATATTCTATCTCGTCCATGCAATAGGATACCATTATATGTCCAAACAATATATGGGTAACATAGATGATTCATTTTCAAATTATACAGATCATATCAGAGCGATCCTTTTCTTCTGCATTTGGGGAACTTACGTCTATAAATCGGAACGTGTAAAAGGCACCTGTGTTCGGACATATCAGAACGATGAGATTATTCAGAAGGCTGCGACAGTTCATCCTTTTGATCAAGATTTTCTAAAGCCTTATTCAATTACAAAACAAAGAGAAAACGAAGCTGGAGCGGAATTTCAATCCCAGGGTGATAGAGCCAATAGCAGTCATCCCGAGGATCATCCAGATAAACCATAG
- a CDS encoding DUF3060 domain-containing protein, with the protein MKLRTITVGFSLLLIGSLVIAAKEPFSKTLTNDVVNQQGKVISIEGVNNNRTIEAKGGEIVQIEGADNKVVIRGNVSKLIIEGKGNTVTGNDIATVTIEGADNMVNIGSVETVQIEGVKNHVHYKSTKNKSGQVKVSTEGADNMVMKMK; encoded by the coding sequence ATGAAACTAAGAACAATTACAGTTGGATTTTCGCTTCTTCTGATCGGAAGCTTGGTGATAGCGGCCAAAGAGCCATTTTCCAAGACTCTAACGAACGATGTGGTTAATCAACAGGGAAAAGTTATCTCGATTGAAGGGGTGAACAATAACCGTACGATAGAGGCCAAAGGAGGAGAGATTGTACAAATAGAAGGAGCTGACAATAAAGTTGTGATTCGTGGCAATGTGAGCAAATTGATTATTGAGGGGAAGGGGAATACGGTGACAGGCAATGACATTGCAACGGTGACGATAGAAGGAGCAGACAATATGGTCAATATTGGTTCAGTAGAGACTGTTCAGATTGAGGGAGTCAAAAATCATGTCCATTATAAGTCTACGAAGAACAAATCCGGTCAGGTAAAAGTGTCTACTGAAGGCGCGGATAATATGGTGATGAAGATGAAATAA